The segment tccctctctatctcctcctcccgtctcaatttctggctgtttctatccaataaataaataaagataatataaaaaaattaaaaagaaagcatttaaaataaataaaaataaagttatcattttttttcaattctggCCTACTCATTTATGAAAGAACTTTCCAAATCTTTTTTGAGTTATATTATCTTAATACTCTATGTGCCACATGTGGCTAAAAGCACTTAAATGTCATTATGCAAACTGAATTATGTTATAAATGTAAAATACCAACTTTGAAGACTTTAGAAAACAAGAACGTAAAATATCTCACTAACAACttctatttaaatattaaaatattttcaatatctTAAGCTTGAATATATTATCAGacctaatcttatgtgttttaatttaatttttttttaatgctactaGTGAAAAGGTTTAAATCGGTGTTAAGGAAGATAGCTTGTCCAGAGGGCATGTgttgtgccatgtgtgcagcccaagtATGAGCCCCTATACCACATGAGGATACCCTAAGCACCTGAGGAGGCTCAGCTGCTATGGTACCTCGGTATTTCTCTTActctgacattttttaaaaaaaaactgttggacTAGGAGTGTTGATACTGCACATGTGTGAGGGCTCAGAACTCGCTCCCCCTGACCCCAATCTCAATTAACTCATTAAATTTAACTACACCTGGGCTAGGAGATAATTCACTCGGCAGACTGCACCTTATACTCAAGGCCTGTGTTAAGCTATGGCAGTATATAGAAGCACCCCAGCACTACGGAAAGCTCTGTGAACGATGACTCAACACTGCTGTCTCCCACTtcaaagaagatgaaaaaaatttaGCCCAGGAGCAGGGTTaatgcacatgtgtgaggccccagagcTGGGagggaggaatatatatatatgtaatttgcattttatttctattttgtaaGAAAAGATATATTATTTACAGGCCTGAGACATATTCcgtagagcacacgttacaatgcacgaggatcccagttcaagtcccaggtccccatctacgggagggaagtttcacaagaggtgaagtaatgctgcagctctctctcctctctccctttctatctcccctttccctctcaatttgtttctatacaaaatagatgaatgtaattttttaaattattttctttatttatttgatagagatagccagaaatctagaaggaagggagaggtagagaggagacagacagagagacacctgtagcactgcttcaccacttgcaaagctttcccctgcaggtggggaccaggggatcaaacccgggaccttgcacagcgtagcatgtgtgctcagccacgtgagccaccacctggcccctacatgaacacaatttttaaaaagatgtatttatttacttactttatattaaaagagagtgtgtgtgagacagagaaagaggatggggggggggagagggtggaggagaaagggagagaaaggatgagagtgaatactactgctgctgctctggcatatgggatGCCAGGGATCCTGCGTCCTGTGCATGTAAGTCCTaagtcacctcccaggctgcggATTATATTTCTACTCAACAAAACTGCTTTAGAATTTCACAGTACAAGGAAATTTGAGGACTAGGTAAagataataatggttatgcaaaagactctcatgcctgagggtctaaagtcccaggttcaatccccagcaccaccaaaaaccagagctgagcagtgctctggactgtctcttggtgtctttctctctgtaactctccctcatcaaaataaaataaataaaaattatttaaattttttattaaatatatggTTTTTTGTTACACAGAGGTGTCATAgggataacaataaaaaaaagtgtaaatgtaaagaaaaatttGGAAACCTTTATTACTGGCTTATTAGAGTTAATACAACCTGGCATATTTGTGTTCACAAaatgttttagttttgtttttaaactttaaaattgtTTCCCAATATCTTTTAGGATTGAAAAAGTTTGTGGAAACAAGGTGTTCTTCACATTGATTTTTGTCTGATTAAAAAAAACTCCATTCTAccattcagctgttaaaaatcatgaagttgtctcctttgcatcatcttggatgaaactggaagacatcttgttaagtgagataagtcaacaaGAGAAGGACGGACACCGAATCATCTCACTTAGAAGTGGGACCGGGGAAGAAGTGAAACGTGAACTGGGCATGGCTTATTTCATGCAAACAAGGAATTCTGGGGCAGGAAGGGAGTGGCTAGGGGGCTGTGGCAGAGAACTGTGGGGGTTGCtcgggtgcataatgaaattacatGCACGTGGACAATGaatacacttcttcttctagcgtttgcccttctttcgtagccagtcaacagcgtcaggttgagcctgatgtaaagtttcgagacctcctttgaatacaCTGCAATGCAGTAACCCCACCAATtaaaaacaagttttaaaaaattccatTCTTCACACTCTCATGGTTTTTCAAAGTCTACAAACTCAGTTTGACATTTCTCTCTATTGGTATCTTATAACATGAGGTTGCCAAAACTAAAGTCAGAACGCACtacctgggtaagcacactgcAGCAGAGCTAGGgatttgcctccaggagcagcacacATATCCAGGATCTTTTCCCCATCTTGTAATTCCAGAGCTAGGACTGGGAGCAAAGAGGCAGCATTCAGGAGATAGTATTTTTTCAAGTTCCCATCTTGATGTCTTTCTGAAGGCATTCGTTCAGAAGTTCTGCTAAGATAGCATTTCATTGATTTAGGATAATAGGGCAAAGATCCTTGAAAGAGTGTGTGATAGCCTTTCAAACGTAAATCCTTTTCCAGTTCCAAAGAATAGTTGAATCGGTTAAGGAGGACAGCATACTGCCAGCATGGTGGAGATGTTAGTATATCCCTATAAGTAGAAAAATGAGAAGGAATATTAATATTAGTATTATAAGCACCAATACAATTCTCTATCCCTAATCAGGTGGATGTGGTCCTCGTTCTACACTTAATGCCAATACTGCCGACTCCTCCTTTGCCTTACGTCTCAAGCCAACACTGCTGCAATCCTGACTTTACTTAAAACTTTGATattttgggagccaggcagtagcacagcgggttaagcgtacatggcttgaagcgcaaggaccagcgtaaagatcccgactccccacctgcaggggagtcgcttcacaagcggtgaagtctgtctgcaggtgtctatctttatccccccccccccgtcttcccctcctctctctatttctctctgtcctatccaacaacaatgacatcaataacaacaataataataactacaacaacaataaaaaacaggggcaacaaaaggggaaataaataaatataaaaaaattaaaaatatatatttaaaaaaatttacaatcAGAGACTATTACTATTAGAGGGAAAAGTACTATCAACAAAGGGTATTTAAGAGAGTATGTATTAGtttccctctcataaaaataaaagcaaggaaAACTAACTACAGTGAGCCCTACAGTAAGAGAGTTAATGAGGCAATCCACAGCTGAGATAATACAAAGCCAAGTATGTCTTAAAAATCACTTATGGATTTATGGAGCAATCTTCCCCTTGGCTAGCAGATTtacctttctcattctttattcgGTCCAACAGTTAGATCTCTTGACAATCAGAAACTCACTCCAGCTGACAGATGATACAGCAGgaactatttaatttattttatttactaactgACCTTTCTAGTTGAGTTATTTGGAAGCCTCATTAACCATAGTCAATTAAACAAATTCCAGCTGCTACACACCCTGGAGTTGCCTGTGTGAGAAATGGTTGGATTGAAATGTAACACCTGCAACCCTAAGTGTGCCTCGTGAATTTCAATTGGGGGCTAATATGTGAAACTATTTTCTCCTTACCGCCTGCTACTATGACAGTGCATCTGTTTCCACCGTTCTGAAGGATGCCAGCCTCTTTCTTTAAGGACGTGCTTTGCAAACTTCGGTATACATCAAGTGCCTATAAAGACTGCTTGGCCATACTCCCAGATTTTCTGGTTCAGTAGATACAAGGTGAAGCCTAAGAATCTACATTTCTAGAAACCCTTTGATGATACTCCACACATGGGGAAGACCACACATGGGGAACCCTGCTTTAAAATGAACCCCAGAAGGAAATCTTAGTCAGCCCATCCTGATACTACCCTCCCAAAGGAGTAAGAAAACCTATCCACGGCTTTCAGTCATGTAGGAACAAAAATAATGGTCATGATTTAGAGGCTGAGGAGCAGACTCAGAGCA is part of the Erinaceus europaeus unplaced genomic scaffold, mEriEur2.1 scaffold_576, whole genome shotgun sequence genome and harbors:
- the LOC132536256 gene encoding tRNA (cytosine(34)-C(5))-methyltransferase, mitochondrial-like isoform X1, with amino-acid sequence MISGLHQLVAQHSHPVIFIHLRQIVTCKMLKAKSEGKLTKQICKVVLDHFEKQYSKELGDAWNTVRDILTSPPCWQYAVLLNRFNYSLELEKDLRLKGYHTLFQGSLPYYPKSMKCYLSRTSERMPSERHQDGNLKKYYLLNAASLLPVLALELQDGEKILDMCAAPGGKSLALLQCAYPGSAF
- the LOC132536256 gene encoding tRNA (cytosine(34)-C(5))-methyltransferase, mitochondrial-like isoform X2: MLARLKAKSEGKLTKQICKVVLDHFEKQYSKELGDAWNTVRDILTSPPCWQYAVLLNRFNYSLELEKDLRLKGYHTLFQGSLPYYPKSMKCYLSRTSERMPSERHQDGNLKKYYLLNAASLLPVLALELQDGEKILDMCAAPGGKSLALLQCAYPGSAF